In Choloepus didactylus isolate mChoDid1 chromosome X, mChoDid1.pri, whole genome shotgun sequence, a genomic segment contains:
- the LOC119522114 gene encoding 60S ribosomal protein L23a-like translates to MLNLRRQPIYARKSAPKRKTLDHYAIKFPLKTESAMKKTEDNTTPVFIVDVKANKHQIKQAVKKLYDTDVAKANTLIRPDGEKEAYVQLAPDHDALDVATKLGSSKLSLAGKF, encoded by the coding sequence ATGCTGAATCTCAGAAGACAGCCCATATATGCTCGGAAGAGTGCCCCCAAGAGAAAGACGCTTGACCACTATGCCATCAAGTTCCCCCTGAAAACTGAGTCAGCCATGAAGAAGACTGAAGACAACACCACACCTGTATTTATCGTGGATGTCAAAGCCAACAAGCACCAGATCAAACAGGCTGTGAAGAAGCTCTATGACACTGATGTGGCAAAGGCCAACACCCTGATTAGGCCTGATGGAGAGAAGGAGGCGTATGTTCAGCTGGCTCCTGACcatgatgctttggatgttgccaCAAAACTGGGATCATCTAAACTGAGTCTAGCtggcaaattctaa